The Sphingomonas naphthae nucleotide sequence GCCGGCAGGCGATGGCGTCCGTTGCCGGTGCGAAACCAGCCGCGCCCGATCGCCAGCGGGAAGCCGTCGCGATCGTGTACGATCCGCGCCTTCCCGTCCTTGATTCCGAACACGCTGAGGAATGCATCGATACCGGCCTCGACGTCGCCGGCCGCCGCCGTGGCGTCGCCCTCGATCGGCAGACCCGGCATGTGGCTGGGCGCCAGCGGATCGAGATAGGCCTTGCCGATGTTGAAGTTGAAGCCAGGTGAGATGCCCTGCTCGATCGCGGAGACCTCGCCAGTGCGCGGATTGACATACTGGCGTTTGGGAAAGGCGACCGGCTGTTCGGTGATGGCCCAGCCCCGCCGTTCCATCACGCGCTGATTGACCGGCTGGGCGGTACAGGCGCAGCCCCAGCCGCAGGGGCCGTAATGGGTATCCCACCAATCGTCGTCGACCGGGCGGATCGTGCCGTGCCAGGCAACGTGCTGCGGCCGGGCATTCTCCATCTTGAGCGAGTGCATGTAGCGCAGATACGGAAACGCCTTCTTGTTGCGCTCGATCCGCTCCCACCGGCCGGCGGCATAGGCTGAGCGCATGTTGACCTCGAAGATCGTCTTCAGCCGTCGCGGGCTGCCGAGCTGGACGTTCTTCAGCTCGCCCGTCTCCGGATCGCGCATCGGTTTGCGGCCCCACCAGCCCTTGGCTTCCAGGGTCGGCCGCAGATTGGCCCGGAAGGTTTCGAGCGTCTGTCCGCCCGCGATCGCTTCGTCCAGGGCGGCGCGAATGTCTTCCAGAAGGTCGCGGCTCATCACCTTGGCGACGGTGAAGGCGCGCGCATGTTCGCCGTTCCAGACATCCTGCCAGGCGAAAGACCCTGCCAGCCCCTTGGCGCGGAAAAAGCGAAGCGCCTCGACCGGCGAGACGATCGGTAGCGGTTCGACC carries:
- a CDS encoding phage minor head protein; amino-acid sequence: MVEPLPIVSPVEALRFFRAKGLAGSFAWQDVWNGEHARAFTVAKVMSRDLLEDIRAALDEAIAGGQTLETFRANLRPTLEAKGWWGRKPMRDPETGELKNVQLGSPRRLKTIFEVNMRSAYAAGRWERIERNKKAFPYLRYMHSLKMENARPQHVAWHGTIRPVDDDWWDTHYGPCGWGCACTAQPVNQRVMERRGWAITEQPVAFPKRQYVNPRTGEVSAIEQGISPGFNFNIGKAYLDPLAPSHMPGLPIEGDATAAAGDVEAGIDAFLSVFGIKDGKARIVHDRDGFPLAIGRGWFRTGNGRHRLPAAPAELARAAQAIARPTSSRWTWVRDASGRARLTRRYVRREEGATTIAEVSGAGWRFVSHRARAA